From a single Nakaseomyces glabratus chromosome F, complete sequence genomic region:
- the RPL22A gene encoding 60S ribosomal protein eL22 (CAGL0F01683g~Predicted GPI-linked protein) yields MAPNTARKQKVVKTFTVDVSAPTENGVFDPASYAKYLIDHIKVENVVGNLGNAITVEEDGSVVTIVSTTKFSGKYLKYLTKKYLKKNQLRDWIRFVSTKTNSYRLAFYQVTPEEEEEDEE; encoded by the exons ATGGCTCCAAAC ACCGCTAGAAAGCAAAAGGTTGTTAAGACCTTCACTGTTGACGTCTCCGCTCCAACTGAAAACGGTGTCTTCGACCCAGCTTCTTACGCCAAGTACTTGATCGACCACATCAAGGTTGAAAACGTTGTCGGTAACTTGGGTAACGCCATCACTGTCGAAGAAGATGGTTCCGTTGTTACCATTGTTTCCACCACCAAGTTCTCTGGTAAGTACTTGAAGTACTTGACCAAGAAgtacttgaagaagaaccaATTGAGAGACTGGATCAGATTCGTCTCCACCAAGACTAACTCTTACAGATTGGCCTTCTACCAAGTCACTCCAgaggaggaagaagaagatgaggaataa
- the BMT6 gene encoding 25S rRNA (uracil2843-N3)-methyltransferase (CAGL0F01661g~Ortholog(s) have rRNA (uridine-N3-)-methyltransferase activity, role in rRNA base methylation and cytoplasm localization) yields the protein MSKQLPITFDGENLPPQETVDLYATTFENELSPLNEETLKSQIQAVKGLLYNRDYLNAFDDQINRAAYVSRWSPSRSLCYTTLFTHLKPVYELLSQGSSHVLCVGGGAGGELVSLANIFTMANVSDNAFDGTMKVDLIDIANWDDIIQRLVTSINTKWLYQADRSQRFMVNFQNKDALMMNDIELLGDLDLITILFTANELFTEQRAPTLQFLQRLSKHCKPGCKLLIVESAGSYSHITMPSGKKFPIQFLLDTVLVGTSSSQKSKKQDREGDWDLLEQDDSTWYRGDTKVMYSLKLENMRFFYRLYQHK from the coding sequence ATGTCAAAACAACTCCCCATTACATTTGATGGTGAAAATCTTCCCCCTCAAGAGACAGTTGATCTATATGCCACtacttttgaaaatgaattatCTCCACTTAATGAAGAAACTTTAAAAAGCCAGATACAGGCTGTGAAAGGTCTTCTATACAACAGAGACTACCTTAATGCCTTCGATGATCAGATCAATAGAGCAGCCTATGTAAGCAGATGGTCACCTTCCAGGTCACTGTGTTACACGACGCTATTCACACATTTGAAGCCCGTATATGAACTGCTGTCACAAGGCAGTTCACATGTACTATGTGTAGGTGGTGGAGCAGGAGGTGAACTGGTTAGTTTGGCCAACATTTTCACCATGGCCAATGTCTCCGATAATGCATTTGATGGAACCATGAAGGTTGATCTCATCGACATAGCCAACTGGGATGATATCATTCAGAGGTTAGTGACTTCAATTAACACTAAATGGTTATACCAGGCAGATAGAAGTCAAAGATTCATGGTAAATTTCCAAAATAAAGATGCCTTGATGATGAATGATATTGAGTTACTTGGTGACTTGGATTTAATCACCATTCTATTTACTGCAAACGAATTATTTACAGAACAAAGAGCTCCCACATTACAATTCCTACAAAGACTAAGTAAGCATTGTAAGCCTGGATGCAAGTTGTTGATTGTAGAGAGTGCCGGAAGTTACTCTCATATCACCATGCCAAGCGGTAAGAAGTTTCCCATACAATTCTTGCTAGATACTGTTCTTGTTGGTACTTCGTCATctcaaaaatcaaagaagcAGGATAGAGAAGGTGATTGGGATTTACTAGAACAAGACGACAGTACCTGGTACCGTGGTGATACAAAGGTTATGTACTCTCTAAAGCTGGAAAACATGAGATTCTTCTATAGATTGTACCAGCATAAGTAA
- the FRS1 gene encoding phenylalanine--tRNA ligase subunit beta (CAGL0F01705g~Putative cytosolic phenylalanyl-tRNA synthetase, alpha subunit) — translation MPTVSVNKQQLFDLLGKNYTNDEFDELCFEFGIELDEDTTEEALKTGEEPELKIEIGANRYDLLCIEGIAQSLNEYLGRSSTPTYKLTAPTTKLYIEKSTEQVRPYATAAILRNFKFTEKNYASFIALQDKLHSNLCRNRSLVAIGTHNLDSIQGPFYYKGLAPKEINFIPLNQTKKFNGEELIEFYKTPEQKNNIGRFVHIIENSPVYPVILDSNDVVCSLPPLINSEHSKINLETKNIFIEITANDKTKAEIVLNQMVAMFSRYCDEPFTVEPVEIVSEHNGESRMAPDFSERKMDVSIPYINSALGLQQTPEEIIQCIKKMSLHGEASKTDEAVLHVTIPITRPDVLHPCDIMEDAAIGYGYNNLPKGEKLSNANFIASPLPINKISDIFRVASSQASWLEVLPLTLCSHDENFKFLRLEDDGKQVVKLENPKTLEYQVVRTTLLPGILKTVKENRKHSLPIKVFETGDVVFKNEALERKSYNERHWGAIYAGKNSGFEIIQGLLGKIMQTFRTQWVADYGKASTGRGYWIEQDDTLATYFPGRGAKIMFRSKEGEQAKQIGHLGVLHPEVMSNFEVPYAASYVELNAEVFL, via the coding sequence ATGCCTACCGTTTCTGTGAATAAGCAGCAGTTGTTTGATCTGCTGGGCAAGAACTACACCAATGATGAGTTTGATGAGTTGTGTTTCGAGTTCGGTATTGAACTGGATGAAGATACCACTGAGGAAGCATTGAAAACCGGTGAAGAACCAGAGCTAAAGATTGAAATTGGTGCCAACCGTTATGATCTGTTGTGTATTGAAGGTATTGCCCAATCTTTGAACGAGTACCTTGGTAGAAGCTCCACTCCTACTTACAAGTTGACTGCGCCAACCACAAAGCTATACATAGAAAAGTCCACTGAGCAAGTTAGACCATACGCAACTGCTGCGATCCTAAGAAACTTCAAGTTCACAGAGAAGAACTACGCTTCTTTCATCGCCCTGCAGGATAAATTGCACTCCAACTTGTGTAGAAACAGATCGTTGGTTGCCATCGGTACCCACAATTTAGATTCTATTCAAGGACCATTTTACTACAAGGGTCTAGCACCAAAGGAGATTAACTTCATTCCTCTAAACCAAACTAAGAAGTTCAATGGTGAAGAATTGATTGAATTTTACAAAACCCCAGAACAAAAGAACAACATTGGTAGATTTGTGCATATCATTGAGAACTCACCAGTCTACCCAGTTATCCTAGACTCCAACGATGTCGTCTGCTCTTTGCCTCCATTGATCAACTCTGAACATTCTAAGATCAACTTGGAGACCAAGAACATTTTCATTGAAATTACCGCCAATGATAAGACCAAGGCTGAGATCGTTCTAAACCAAATGGTAGCCATGTTTTCTCGCTACTGTGACGAACCATTTACCGTGGAACCAGTTGAAATTGTCTCTGAACACAACGGTGAGTCCCGTATGGCTCCTGATTTCTCTGAGAGAAAGATGGATGTTTCCATTCCATACATAAACTCAGCTCTAGGTCTGCAACAAACACCAGAAGAAATCATTCAATGCATAAAGAAGATGTCTCTACATGGTGAAGCATCCAAGACAGACGAGGCTGTTTTACACGTCACTATCCCAATCACAAGACCAGATGTCCTGCATCCATGTGACATCATGGAAGATGCTGCCATTGGTTATGGTTACAACAACTTGCCAAAGGGTGAAAAGCTATCAAATGCTAACTTCATTGCTTCTCCACTACCTATTAACAAGATTTCAGATATTTTCCGTGTGGCTTCTTCCCAAGCTTCATGGTTAGAAGTTCTTCCACTAACTCTATGTTCTCATGACGAAaacttcaagtttttgaGACTAGAAGACGACGGTAAGCAAGTGGTAAAACTAGAGAACCCTAAGACACTTGAGTACCAGGTCGTTAGAACAACTTTACTACCAGGTATACTGAAAACAGTtaaagaaaacagaaaGCACTCTTTACCTATCAAGGTCTTCGAGACTGGTGATGTAGTTTTCAAGAATGAGGCTCTAGAGAGAAAGTCATACAACGAGCGTCACTGGGGTGCTATTTACGCCGGTAAGAACTCCGGTTTCGAAATCATTCAAGGTCTTCTAGGTAAGATCATGCAAACTTTCCGCACCCAGTGGGTTGCCGACTACGGTAAGGCTTCCACCGGCAGAGGTTACTGGATTGAGCAAGATGATACCTTGGCTACATACTTCCCAGGCAGAGGTGCCAAGATCATGTTCCGCAGCAAAGAAGGTGAGCAAGCTAAACAAATCGGTCACTTGGGTGTCCTACATCCAGAGGTCATGAGCAACTTTGAGGTCCCATACGCTGCATCCTACGTTGAATTGAACGCTGAAGTTTTCTTGTAA
- the MNL2 gene encoding putative mannosidase MNL2 (CAGL0F01771g~Ortholog(s) have role in ubiquitin-dependent ERAD pathway and endoplasmic reticulum localization) — MALHKSLFRRLKNVLPLSITIVLLFYYTFRNEIDILNSFAETNHVPTTVETLQTSAKGTHEELSVDDLLDKNRFYPLLVSNKDIDPFQDPRLLTSKGRMGARIYPVLNKVEVPVHMISSEKVAPIQSDKLVQEGAAHDMLDRVRNLFLKSYSQLKNQKNLYENPLNWPIDLIDTLDTLHIMNLTNEFDDLVDNVIAKINFKNPTISMKEDEITFIDVADISQRVLSSMISAFDLSKNQVLLNKARDLADYLLTIFDTPNGLPLIDYPVNSKLVNRFPYREINPARLTSMTVEFVRLTHLLKEDKYFNAAYHIYKTIAESTDQFAINYLFPNIVDPSGCELLTDDEIKQGKHLKSNILKTIDENYKFAFCKQTNGLARSEVKVVRDVDKVIKTQKRKQVITLDGTTIPLYQNLIKIMPMLKNHDILRLHEITFEEEDGVIGKRDKIVASKEDNSLLQEKNDVRLLSSKGLFFGLMQHVRDLMIYRPITPLKLDNGEAPLFLSSIETYTRYIPTSNELEIEMLRQFDHKSDACSFASMMIYGAKLFEKEKDFDFQLLGKEVNHIAAELAESCYKLSKEFKGYSPSHILFDPCLMKEKEGRCIFDENEKIQKIVGGYYKSDIASSSDEEDVDTDKDHHLAVKVKNDKNSNTKANSKDPQKEYSRRVMLFSKKESPGHLLKDVNKNSIDVGSKKWKNHPDWPLWLNKMDQKHLLASDTILSILHMYRITGDSIWRDRGFDLFEELERSIDLKAAGPKGLWKLTEEGHTQGEYPSTWLSQTLKFYYLLGSKPDDISLDNYVISMGGHLIGIN; from the coding sequence GCACTGCACAAGTCGCTGTTCCGACGGCTGAAGAACGTGCTGCCGCTGTCCATAACCATTGTGCTGCTGTTCTACTACACGTTCCGCAACGAGATAGACATCCTGAACTCCTTCGCCGAGACAAACCACGTCCCTACCACAGTCGAGACTTTGCAAACAAGCGCGAAGGGAACTCACGAAGAACTGTCAGTCGATGACCTGCTGGACAAGAACAGGTTCTACCCGCTACTAGTCTCGAACAAGGACATCGATCCGTTTCAGGACCCACGGCTGCTGACTAGCAAAGGCAGGATGGGCGCAAGGATATACCCAGTGCTTAATAAGGTCGAAGTGCCAGTACACATGATAAGCTCAGAGAAGGTCGCACCTATTCAATCAGACAAGCTTGTACAAGAAGGTGCCGCGCATGATATGCTGGATAGAGTACGAAACCTCTTCTTGAAATCGTATAGCCAATTGAAGAATCAGAAAAACTTGTATGAAAACCCATTGAACTGGCCAATTGACCTCATCGACACCCTAGACACACTGCACATTATGAATTTGACgaatgaatttgatgatcTGGTTGATAACGTGATAGCTAAGattaattttaaaaacCCTACTATATCGATGAAAGAAGACGAAATAACATTTATTGACGTAGCAGACATTTCTCAACGTGTGCTTTCGAGTATGATCTCCGCGTTTGATCTTTCCAAAAACCAAGTCTTACTGAACAAAGCACGAGACCTTGCTGACTACCTTCTGACAATTTTTGACACACCAAATGGGTTGCCGCTAATAGATTACCCTGTTAACTCGAAATTGGTAAATAGATTTCCTTACAGAGAAATTAATCCAGCAAGGCTGACATCCATGACCGTTGAGTTTGTAAGACTGACGCACCTTTTAAAGGAGGATAAATACTTCAACGCTGCATACCATATTTATAAGACAATTGCCGAATCTACAGATCAATTTGCTATTAACTATCTCTTCCCAAATATTGTGGATCCTTCTGGATGTGAACTTTTGACAGATGATGAAATCAAACAAGGCAAGCACCTAAAatccaatattttgaaaaccattgatgaaaattaTAAGTTTGCATTCTGTAAGCAAACGAATGGTCTTGCAAGATCGGAGGTAAAAGTTGTGAGGGATGTTGACAAAGTAATCAAAAcgcaaaaaagaaaacaggTTATTACACTTGATGGAACCACTATACCtctatatcaaaatttaataAAGATTATGCCGATGTTGAAAAATCATGATATATTAAGGTTACACGAGATTACCTTtgaggaagaagatggtGTCATTGGAAAAAGAGATAAGATAGTAGCTTCAAAGGAGGACAATTCTTTGCTGCAGGAAAAAAACGATGTTCGGTTATTATCTTCCAAAGGATTATTTTTTGGCTTGATGCAGCACGTCCGCGACTTAATGATTTACAGACCCATTACTCCATTGAAATTGGATAATGGTGAAGCAcctttatttttaagtTCAATCGAAACATATACGAGATATATCCCGACTTCTAATGAATTGGAGATTGAAATGTTAAGGCAGTTTGACCATAAATCAGATGCATGTTCTTTTGCTAGTATGATGATTTATGGTGCAAAGCTgtttgagaaagaaaaggacTTCGATTTCCAATTATTGGGGAAGGAAGTGAATCATATAGCAGCTGAGCTTGCCGAGAGTTGTTATAAACTATCTAAGGAATTTAAGGGCTATTCTCCTAGTCATATTCTATTTGATCCGTGTCTAATGAAGGAGAAAGAAGGGCGGTGTATATTCGATGAGAATGAAAAGATACAGAAAATAGTAGGTGGATACTACAAAAGTGACATAGCATCAAGTAGTGATGAGGAAGATGTGGACACAGATAAAGACCATCATTTAGCTGTTAAAGTTAAAAACGacaaaaattcaaatacGAAAGCCAATAGCAAAGATCCTCAAAAAGAGTATTCAAGAAGGGTTAtgttattttcaaagaagGAATCCCCAGGTCATTTACTGAAAGatgtaaataaaaattctATTGATGTGGGATCTAAAAAGTGGAAAAATCATCCAGATTGGCCTTTATGGCTAAATAAAATGGATCAAAAACACCTGTTGGCCTCGGAtacaattctttcaattttgcATATGTATCGAATCACTGGTGATTCGATTTGGAGGGACAGGGgttttgatttatttgaaGAGCTAGAACGATCGATAGATTTAAAAGCAGCTGGTCCTAAAGGTTTATGGAAATTGACAGAGGAAGGTCATACTCAAGGTGAATACCCAAGCACATGGTTATCTCAGACCCTAAAGTTCTATTACCTGCTCGGCAGTAAACCAGATGATATCTCTCTTGACAACTACGTAATATCAATGGGTGGACATTTAATAGGAATTAACTAG
- the SND2 gene encoding Snd2p (CAGL0F01617g~Ortholog(s) have role in vacuolar protein processing and endoplasmic reticulum localization): MAGKATKKQAASNSNTLNTLHKVAGPVLVLAFLRTVLGSNNTYIKFVMFNLPMCACLYILEKTGRPQYDSKGKVVREGMDLSQAGGMTEYMFDLIYLSIIANVGRIIFNTNKWWYLLLLCPIYVGYKLYSLKQQYFGSTPGPVIPDKMPEETKSKRQMKREKRGDDKVKYKYR, encoded by the coding sequence ATGGCGGGCAAAGCTACTAAGAAACAAGCTGCTTCCAATAGCAATACTTTGAACACTCTGCACAAAGTTGCTGGACCCGTGCTGGTCTTAGCGTTCTTGAGGACAGTACTGGGCTCTAACAACACATATATCAAGTTTGTGATGTTCAATTTGCCAATGTGTGCATGCCTTTACATTTTGGAGAAGACTGGTAGGCCGCAATATGACAGCAAGGGGAAAGTTGTGCGTGAAGGTATGGACTTGAGCCAAGCTGGTGGTATGACTGAGTACATGTTTGATTTGATCTATCTGAGTATCATTGCCAATGTTGGTAGAATTATCTTCAATACCAACAAATGGTGGTACTTGCTGCTCTTGTGCCCAATCTACGTCGGCTACAAGCTATACTCCTTGAAGCAGCAATACTTTGGATCTACCCCAGGACCAGTCATCCCAGACAAGATGCCTGAAGAAACTAAGTCCAAGAGACAAATGAAAAGAGAGAAGCGTGGTGACGATAAAGTTAAGTACAAATACAGGTAA
- the SHM2 gene encoding glycine hydroxymethyltransferase SHM2 (CAGL0F01749g~Putative serine hydroxymethyltransferase; protein differentially expressed in azole resistant strain), translating into MPYALSDKHLKMVSGHLSETDPEVEQIIKDEVDRQKHSIDLIASENFTTTSVFDALGTPLCNKYSEGYPGARYYGGNEHIDRIERLCQQRALEAFHVTPDRWGVNVQTLSGSPANLQVYQALMKPHERLMGLYLPDGGHLSHGYATENRKISAVSTYFESFPYRVNPETGIIDYDTLEKNAILYRPKILVAGTSAYCRLIDYKRMREIADKCGAYLMVDMAHISGLVAAGVIPSPFEYADIVTTTTHKSLRGPRGAMIFFRRGIRSVNQKTGKEIPYDLENPINFSVFPGHQGGPHNHTIAALATALKQAATPEFKEYQTQVLKNAKALENEFQTLGYRLVSNGTDSHMVLVSLREKGVDGARVEYVCEKINIALNKNSIPGDKSALVPGGVRIGAPAMTTRGMGEEDFHRIVRYIDQAVKFAEQTQSSLPKEANKLKDFKAKVDEIADQLAPLKKEIYDWTAEYPLAV; encoded by the coding sequence ATGCCTTATGCGTTATCTGATAAGCACTTGAAGATGGTCAGTGGCCATCTAAGTGAAACTGACCCTGAAGTTGAACAGATTATCAAGGATGAAGTCGACAGACAAAAGCACTCCATTGACTTGATCGCCTCTGAGAACTTCACCACCACCTCTGTGTTCGATGCTTTGGGAACTCCACTATGTAACAAGTACTCTGAGGGTTACCCAGGTGCTCGTTACTACGGTGGTAACGAACACATTGACCGCATTGAAAGACTGTGTCAACAGAGAGCCTTGGAGGCTTTCCATGTAACTCCAGACAGATGGGGTGTCAATGTTCAGACTTTGTCTGGTTCTCCAGCTAACTTGCAGGTATATCAAGCTTTGATGAAGCCCCACGAAAGATTAATGGGTCTATACTTGCCAGATGGTGGCCATTTGTCCCATGGTTACGCTACTGAGAACAGAAAGATCAGTGCTGTCTCCACCTACTTCGAATCCTTCCCATACAGAGTCAACCCAGAAACTGGTATCATCGACTATGACACCTTGGAGAAGAATGCTATCCTATACAGACCAAAGATTCTAGTTGCTGGTACTTCTGCTTACTGTCGTCTGATCGACTACAAGAGAATGAGAGAGATCGCTGACAAATGTGGTGCTTACTTAATGGTCGACATGGCCCACATTTCCGGTTTGGTCGCCGCTGGTGTCATTCCATCTCCATTCGAATACGCTGACATCGTTACCACTACCACTCACAAGTCTCTAAGAGGTCCTCGTGGTGCAatgatcttcttcagaaGAGGTATCAGATCAGTTAACCAAAAGACTGGTAAGGAAATTCCATATGACTTGGAGAACCCAATTAACTTCTCTGTCTTCCCAGGTCACCAAGGTGGTCCACACAACCATACCATTGCTGCTTTGGCCACCGCACTAAAACAAGCTGCTACTCCAGAGTTCAAGGAATACCAAACTCAAGTTCTAAAGAACGCTAAGGCTCTAGAAAATGAGTTCCAAACTCTAGGTTACAGACTAGTCTCAAACGGTACCGACTCACACATGGTTTTGGTCTCCTTGAGAGAAAAGGGTGTCGATGGTGCTCGTGTTGAATATGTCTGTGAAAAGATTAACATTGCCTTGAACAAGAACTCTATTCCAGGTGATAAGTCAGCTTTGGTCCCAGGTGGTGTACGTATTGGTGCCCCAGCTATGACTACCAGAGGTATGGGCGAAGAAGACTTCCACAGAATTGTACGTTACATTGACCAAGCTGTGAAGTTTGCTGAACAGACCCAGAGCTCTTTGCCAAAGGAAGCCAACAAATTGAAGGACTTCAAGGCCAAGGTCGACGAAATTGCCGACCAACTGGCTccattgaagaaagaaatttacGACTGGACTGCTGAATACCCTCTAGCTGTCTAA
- the REX2 gene encoding Rex2p (CAGL0F01727g~Ortholog(s) have 3'-5'-exoribonuclease activity), whose product MFRSGIGRALSYLSRTQAKSQPYLLKPKLRKMETSNTKPLVWIDCEMTGLDHVNDEIIEICCIVTDGELKNLDTETKEQCYESVVHCPKEKLDAMDQWCLDHHGSSGLMDKVLASKKTKEQVEEELLNYLQKWIPEKRVGILAGNSVHMDRLFMLKDFPRVVQYLHYRIVDVSSIMEVARRHNPSLTAVVPKKEAAHTAKSDILESISQLQWYMDHYLKSEEETKEFVESQNEKRPSEEPIDQPQKKQCQ is encoded by the coding sequence ATGTTTAGAAGCGGTATAGGTCGTGCCTTATCTTATCTAAGCAGAACACAAGCTAAGTCACAGCCATATTTGCTAAAGCCCAAGTTAAGGAAGATGGAGACTAGCAACACGAAACCACTTGTCTGGATCGATTGTGAGATGACTGGTCTTGATCATGTCAACGACGAGATTATCGAGATATGCTGTATAGTTACAGATGGTGAACTCAAGAATCTTGACACTGAGACCAAAGAACAATGCTATGAAAGTGTTGTGCATTGCCCCAAGGAGAAGCTAGATGCCATGGACCAATGGTGCTTGGATCACCATGGATCCAGCGGTTTAATGGACAAGGTCCTAGCTAGTAAAAAGACCAAAGAgcaagttgaagaagagctGTTAAATTACTTGCAAAAATGGATCCCTGAGAAGCGTGTTGGGATACTTGCTGGTAACAGTGTTCACATGGACAGATTGTTCATGTTGAAGGACTTCCCAAGAGTTGTACAATACTTACATTACAGAATTGTCGACGTCAGTTCGATCATGGAAGTGGCCAGGAGACACAATCCATCACTAACAGCAGTGGTTCCAAAGAAAGAGGCCGCCCACACCGCCAAGTCCGACATCCTAGAGTCCATCTCCCAGTTACAATGGTACATGGAtcattatttgaagagCGAAGAAGAGACCAAAGAATTCGTGGAGTCACAAAATGAGAAAAGACCTTCTGAGGAGCCTATAGATCAACCACAGAAGAAACAATGTCAATAA
- the PER33 gene encoding Per33p (CAGL0F01639g~Ortholog(s) have endoplasmic reticulum, nuclear pore localization), whose amino-acid sequence MARQRSVAPFLTVLQSRIRQPQFFWFLGHFMVLYHGLKIHLRLFGVKNTQYHYRCCLAYLTVTYGIVLYQFVKSGQLDFQFATIRRRLLELDTLQYFVLLTSLYILSYGGFIDLNILNSLHIYSFFHCLNYFKENLLPFISLIPVQTRTTLNQSITFFIESSNRLCLRIAHDFEMSCVFMLSVRAIFYALSAPLYPTKCRLIGALIYIWFFKLRYIQNEQLRKDVDDKIAMVEKAPFMIQNPQLQHLWFSVKNTYLYVLKAMPV is encoded by the coding sequence ATGGCTCGACAAAGATCGGTAGCACCTTTCCTAACTGTGTTGCAATCAAGGATAAGACAACCTCAGTTTTTCTGGTTTCTTGGGCATTTTATGGTTCTTTACCATGGTCTAAAGATTCATCTGCGGTTGTTTGGTGTTAAAAACACCCAGTACCACTACAGGTGCTGCCTGGCGTATCTAACCGTCACATATGGTATAGTGTTATACCAGTTTGTAAAAAGTGGACAACTCGATTTTCAGTTTGCAACCATACGAAGAAGGCTACTAGAACTTGATACATTACAATATTTTGTGCTTCTCACATCGTTGTACATTTTGTCATATGGGGGTTTTATAGACTTGAACATCCTCAACTCTTTGCAtatttattcatttttCCACTGCCTTAACTATTTCAAGGAGAACTTACTGCCATTTATCTCGTTGATACCGGTACAGACTAGAACAACTCTGAATCAAAGTATTACATTCTTCATTGAAAGCAGCAATAGACTATGTCTTCGTATTGCCCATGATTTCGAGATGTCATGTGTGTTCATGCTAAGTGTACGTGCTATATTCTATGCGTTATCTGCACCTCTATACCCAACAAAGTGTCGGTTAATCGGTGCCTTAATCTATATTTggtttttcaaattgagATATATCCAAAATGAACAACTGAGGAAAGATGTGGATGACAAGATCGCAATGGTGGAAAAGGCTCCATTTATGATCCAGAATCCCCAATTGCAACATTTGTGGTTTTCAGTGAAGAATACATATTTGTATGTTCTAAAGGCAATGCCTGTTTAA